In a genomic window of Diabrotica undecimpunctata isolate CICGRU chromosome 2, icDiaUnde3, whole genome shotgun sequence:
- the LOC140434656 gene encoding uncharacterized protein isoform X2, translating to MEALNNDHIMLILNKMKSSVNETYHQKWTAEAGSECYKQDIVKLDFKIEYLKNDIARIEEDIKEITPQIEMLEDQYKILMDTYFISQESLIFQKSHIECITEKAKIRKEECDTILRKYTEQLESRTKHLEETNPTFKILRELQVELGKEQFNIKMFKFKRKQQTWIEETKSKTKQKLYYQDFILFAKSWLEKKSYDESIKKFQELSIREKELMKKLLKLNEEFKEKQKYRHARKVDQRNEESQIALEKLITETSLKPKNDNDFSKRSLENLNNLFLKPNYVSSLPPTKQFQNVTKLNILENKVIRPRNVETTLGNENKNKEEKSKALSKKLQQVVHNVQHMKDRQASFKENKLKKYSSSKQSFKADGKNEENGSNNSARSKLVAPVPIGAIQNVNRDMKPSQELETTKNLSQDHDAMNLLSQESGCNIQTKLREFRYDPDMSQQRLNTNQQKRFTERNLPGITENTYNKNEQHQYFSGIGTDGNYRTTEMKIGHQFEKYQPFMADNNKSEYFSRNNIRDIDNNRFDKNLPSTSQVPPQGTLKTPDNEKSSIFENKFGIQPDKITQNSANINNSTLFSSNTNKGNIIEGDKHKFHMPFSMAQSVNMSLDMKNYGAEFSQQNRDESKMLELNGSQYNFANITGFMPSPADDFPMSPEFNTSVLQEQNQKGSEMPFSEQGFAFSQLNNTFGFKF from the exons gttACAAACAGGACATTGTGAAGTTAGATTTTAAAATAGAGTATTTAAAGAACGATATTGCACGAATTGAAGAAGATATAAAAGAAATTACACCACAGATTGAGATGTTGGAGGACCAATATAAGAT ATTAATGGATACTTATTTTATAAGTCAAGAatcattaatttttcaaaaatcacATATAGAATGTATAACTGAAAAAGCAAAAATCCGTAAAGAAGAATGTGATACTATTTTAAGAAAGTATACGGAACAATTAGAAAGTCGCACAAAACATTTAGAAGAAACAAATCCAACTTTTAAAATCTTAAGGGAACTACAAGTAGAACTAGGGAAagaacaatttaatattaaaatgtttaaatttaaacgaAAACAACAAACATGGATTGAAGAAACAAAatctaaaacaaaacaaaagttgtACTATCAAGATTTTATTCTGTTCGCCAAATCATGGCTGGAAAAGAAAAGTTATGATGaatctataaaaaaatttcaagaaCTGAGTATAAGAGAGAAGGAATTAATGAAGAAGTTGCTGAAACTCAATGAagaatttaaagaaaaacaaaaatatagacATGCCAGAAAAGTCGATCAAAGAAACGAG gaATCACAAATTGCCCTAGAAAAGTTAATAACTGAGACATCGTTAAAACCCAAAAATG ataacgATTTTTCAAAAAGATCCTTGGAAAATCTAAACAATCTGTTTTTAAAACCAAATTATGTTAGCAGTTTGCCGCCAACTAAACAATTCCAGAATGTAACAAAACTTAACATTTTGGAAAACAAAGTAATTAGACCGCGCAATGTTGAAACTACATTGGGAAATGAAAATaagaataaagaagaaaaaagtaaGGCGTTAAGTAAAAAATTACAACAAGTCGTACATAATGTACAACATATGAAAGATAGACAGGCTTCCTTTAaagaaaataagctaaaaaaaTATTCCAGTTCAAAACAGAGTTTTAAAGCTGATGGAAAAAATGAAGAGAATGGAAGTAATAATAGTGCT AGAAGCAAACTTGTTGCCCCTGTTCCAATCGGTGCAATTCAGAACGTTAACAGAGATATGAAACCGTCTCAAGAATTGGAAACAACTAAAAATTTAAGTCAAGACCATGACGCAATGAATTTGCTATCGCAAGAATCTGGTTGcaatattcaaacaaaattaaGGGAGTTTAGATATGATCCGGATATGTCCCAGCAAAGATTGAATACTAATCAACAGAAGCGATTTACTGAGCGTAACCTCCCAGGTATTACTGAGAATACATATAACAAGAATGAACAGCATCAATATTTTTCTG GTATAGGAACCGATGGCAATTATAGGACAACAGAAATGAAGATAGGTCATCAATTTGAAAAATACCAGCCGTTTATGGCAGATAATAACAAGAGTGAAtatttttcaagaaataatataAGAGACATCGACAATAATCGGTTTGATAAAAACTTGCCTTCTACTTCACAAG TTCCACCTCAAGGAACACTTAAAACACCCGATAACGAAAAATCTTCcattttcgaaaataaatttGGAATTCAACCGGACAAAATTACTCAAAACTCTGCAAATATCAACAACAGCACTTTGTTTAGTTCTAACACCAATAAAGGTAATATCATTGAAGGAGATAAACACAAATTTCATATGCCTTTTTCTATGGCGCAATCAG TTAATATGTCTTTGGATATGAAAAATTATGGAGCAGAATTTTCTCAACAAAACAGGGACGAAAGTAAAATGTTAGAATTAAATGGAAGTCAGTATAattttgcaaatattacaggatttaTGCCAAGTCCCGCGG ATGATTTCCCAATGAGTCCAGAGTTCAATACGAGTGTGTTACAAGAGCAGAATCAAAAAGGATCTGAAATGCCTTTCAGCGAACAAGGATTTGCCTTTTCTCAACTGAATAATACTTttggatttaaattttaa
- the LOC140434656 gene encoding uncharacterized protein isoform X1 produces the protein MEALNNDHIMLILNKMKSSVNETYHQKWTAEAGSECYKQDIVKLDFKIEYLKNDIARIEEDIKEITPQIEMLEDQYKILMDTYFISQESLIFQKSHIECITEKAKIRKEECDTILRKYTEQLESRTKHLEETNPTFKILRELQVELGKEQFNIKMFKFKRKQQTWIEETKSKTKQKLYYQDFILFAKSWLEKKSYDESIKKFQELSIREKELMKKLLKLNEEFKEKQKYRHARKVDQRNEESQIALEKLITETSLKPKNDNDFSKRSLENLNNLFLKPNYVSSLPPTKQFQNVTKLNILENKVIRPRNVETTLGNENKNKEEKSKALSKKLQQVVHNVQHMKDRQASFKENKLKKYSSSKQSFKADGKNEENGSNNSARSKLVAPVPIGAIQNVNRDMKPSQELETTKNLSQDHDAMNLLSQESGCNIQTKLREFRYDPDMSQQRLNTNQQKRFTERNLPGITENTYNKNEQHQYFSGIGTDGNYRTTEMKIGHQFEKYQPFMADNNKSEYFSRNNIRDIDNNRFDKNLPSTSQVPPQGTLKTPDNEKSSIFENKFGIQPDKITQNSANINNSTLFSSNTNKGNIIEGDKHKFHMPFSMAQSDMTPNKQYVQQQYHFEENKNNTCNTPFKKQKLDDFPNVADNSLLNMSLDMKNYGAEFSQQNRDESKMLELNGSQYNFANITGFMPSPADDFPMSPEFNTSVLQEQNQKGSEMPFSEQGFAFSQLNNTFGFKF, from the exons gttACAAACAGGACATTGTGAAGTTAGATTTTAAAATAGAGTATTTAAAGAACGATATTGCACGAATTGAAGAAGATATAAAAGAAATTACACCACAGATTGAGATGTTGGAGGACCAATATAAGAT ATTAATGGATACTTATTTTATAAGTCAAGAatcattaatttttcaaaaatcacATATAGAATGTATAACTGAAAAAGCAAAAATCCGTAAAGAAGAATGTGATACTATTTTAAGAAAGTATACGGAACAATTAGAAAGTCGCACAAAACATTTAGAAGAAACAAATCCAACTTTTAAAATCTTAAGGGAACTACAAGTAGAACTAGGGAAagaacaatttaatattaaaatgtttaaatttaaacgaAAACAACAAACATGGATTGAAGAAACAAAatctaaaacaaaacaaaagttgtACTATCAAGATTTTATTCTGTTCGCCAAATCATGGCTGGAAAAGAAAAGTTATGATGaatctataaaaaaatttcaagaaCTGAGTATAAGAGAGAAGGAATTAATGAAGAAGTTGCTGAAACTCAATGAagaatttaaagaaaaacaaaaatatagacATGCCAGAAAAGTCGATCAAAGAAACGAG gaATCACAAATTGCCCTAGAAAAGTTAATAACTGAGACATCGTTAAAACCCAAAAATG ataacgATTTTTCAAAAAGATCCTTGGAAAATCTAAACAATCTGTTTTTAAAACCAAATTATGTTAGCAGTTTGCCGCCAACTAAACAATTCCAGAATGTAACAAAACTTAACATTTTGGAAAACAAAGTAATTAGACCGCGCAATGTTGAAACTACATTGGGAAATGAAAATaagaataaagaagaaaaaagtaaGGCGTTAAGTAAAAAATTACAACAAGTCGTACATAATGTACAACATATGAAAGATAGACAGGCTTCCTTTAaagaaaataagctaaaaaaaTATTCCAGTTCAAAACAGAGTTTTAAAGCTGATGGAAAAAATGAAGAGAATGGAAGTAATAATAGTGCT AGAAGCAAACTTGTTGCCCCTGTTCCAATCGGTGCAATTCAGAACGTTAACAGAGATATGAAACCGTCTCAAGAATTGGAAACAACTAAAAATTTAAGTCAAGACCATGACGCAATGAATTTGCTATCGCAAGAATCTGGTTGcaatattcaaacaaaattaaGGGAGTTTAGATATGATCCGGATATGTCCCAGCAAAGATTGAATACTAATCAACAGAAGCGATTTACTGAGCGTAACCTCCCAGGTATTACTGAGAATACATATAACAAGAATGAACAGCATCAATATTTTTCTG GTATAGGAACCGATGGCAATTATAGGACAACAGAAATGAAGATAGGTCATCAATTTGAAAAATACCAGCCGTTTATGGCAGATAATAACAAGAGTGAAtatttttcaagaaataatataAGAGACATCGACAATAATCGGTTTGATAAAAACTTGCCTTCTACTTCACAAG TTCCACCTCAAGGAACACTTAAAACACCCGATAACGAAAAATCTTCcattttcgaaaataaatttGGAATTCAACCGGACAAAATTACTCAAAACTCTGCAAATATCAACAACAGCACTTTGTTTAGTTCTAACACCAATAAAGGTAATATCATTGAAGGAGATAAACACAAATTTCATATGCCTTTTTCTATGGCGCAATCAG ACATGACTCCTAACAAACAGTATGTTCAACAGCAGTATCATTTTGAGGAAAATAAGAATAATACTTGTAATACCCCTTTCAAGAAACAAAAATTGGATGACTTTCCAAATGTTGCCGATAACtctttac TTAATATGTCTTTGGATATGAAAAATTATGGAGCAGAATTTTCTCAACAAAACAGGGACGAAAGTAAAATGTTAGAATTAAATGGAAGTCAGTATAattttgcaaatattacaggatttaTGCCAAGTCCCGCGG ATGATTTCCCAATGAGTCCAGAGTTCAATACGAGTGTGTTACAAGAGCAGAATCAAAAAGGATCTGAAATGCCTTTCAGCGAACAAGGATTTGCCTTTTCTCAACTGAATAATACTTttggatttaaattttaa